Proteins from a genomic interval of Croceicoccus naphthovorans:
- a CDS encoding MEKHLA domain-containing protein, with protein MGDAADRTAIEAHAGRDRLNLIAGSYRRLTGRNLIDGDAVNALWHLPSVVLAHGTQSDPLFFYANHAGLRRFDLDAAGLIGMPSRLSAEPIERAERDRLFVRVSRQGFIDDYAGVRISASGRRFRITQATVWNLIDEDGEIHGQAATFADWIDL; from the coding sequence ATGGGCGACGCAGCGGATCGCACCGCGATAGAGGCCCACGCGGGGCGGGATCGGCTAAACCTGATCGCCGGGTCCTATCGCCGCCTGACGGGGCGCAATCTGATTGATGGCGATGCGGTCAATGCCCTCTGGCACCTGCCTTCCGTCGTACTGGCACATGGGACGCAAAGCGATCCGCTGTTCTTCTACGCCAATCACGCTGGGTTGCGGCGGTTCGATCTGGATGCTGCGGGGCTGATTGGCATGCCTTCGCGCCTGTCGGCAGAGCCGATCGAACGGGCCGAGCGCGACCGGCTTTTCGTTCGCGTCTCGCGGCAAGGCTTTATCGACGACTACGCGGGCGTGCGCATCTCGGCGAGCGGACGCAGGTTCCGCATCACGCAGGCCACCGTCTGGAACCTGATCGACGAAGACGGCGAAATCCACGGACAGGCCGCGACGTTTGCCGACTGGATCGACCTTTAA
- the argC gene encoding N-acetyl-gamma-glutamyl-phosphate reductase yields the protein MSATVFIDGAAGTTGLEIAERLAERGEFTVVTLPDHARKDDTARAEALNDSDFAILCLPDEAAVAAVGMIRGDTRVIDASTAHRTADGWAYGFPELIGEQTVAEAKMVANPGCYPTGFLALVAPLVRAGLIPADWPYACHAVSGYSGGGKALIERYEAAPAPAFRAYGLHGGHKHLNEMKVHGGLQREPIFSPAVVPAFRGMVVEVALPASAFLGSDADALRDALSAFYEGSPIVTVMPAQPDMAELLLPASMEPWDGIDLHVFGGARGEQARLIAVLDNLGKGASGAALQNLNLMAGLSGETGLRLERPF from the coding sequence ATGAGCGCGACAGTCTTCATCGACGGTGCCGCCGGAACCACCGGTCTTGAAATCGCCGAACGGCTGGCCGAGCGCGGCGAATTTACCGTCGTCACCCTGCCCGACCACGCGCGCAAGGACGATACCGCGCGGGCAGAGGCGCTGAACGATTCGGATTTCGCGATCCTGTGTCTGCCCGACGAGGCCGCCGTGGCCGCCGTCGGGATGATCCGGGGCGATACCCGCGTGATCGACGCCAGCACAGCACACCGCACTGCCGATGGCTGGGCCTATGGCTTTCCCGAACTGATCGGGGAACAGACCGTTGCAGAAGCAAAGATGGTCGCCAACCCCGGCTGCTATCCCACCGGCTTCCTCGCGCTGGTCGCGCCGCTGGTCCGCGCCGGACTGATCCCCGCCGACTGGCCCTATGCCTGCCACGCCGTCTCCGGCTATTCGGGCGGCGGAAAGGCACTGATCGAACGGTACGAGGCCGCGCCCGCTCCGGCTTTCCGCGCTTATGGCCTGCACGGCGGGCACAAGCACCTGAACGAGATGAAGGTGCATGGCGGGCTTCAGCGTGAGCCGATCTTCTCGCCCGCCGTTGTCCCTGCTTTTCGCGGCATGGTGGTGGAAGTCGCCCTGCCCGCCTCGGCCTTTCTGGGTTCGGACGCCGATGCCCTGCGCGATGCGCTGTCCGCATTTTACGAAGGCAGCCCTATCGTCACCGTCATGCCCGCTCAGCCGGACATGGCGGAACTGCTGCTTCCCGCATCGATGGAGCCGTGGGACGGAATCGACCTGCACGTCTTTGGCGGCGCGCGTGGAGAGCAGGCACGACTGATCGCCGTGCTCGACAATCTGGGCAAGGGTGCCAGCGGTGCCGCGCTGCAGAATCTGAACCTGATGGCCGGCCTTTCCGGCGAAACCGGGCTTCGGCTGGAGCGGCCGTTTTAG
- a CDS encoding P-II family nitrogen regulator yields MKKIEAIIKPFKLDEVKEALHEVGVTGITVTEAKGFGRQKGHTELYRGAEYVVDFLPKVKLEVVVTSDMAERVIEAIAGAAQTGRIGDGKIFVSPIETAIRIRTGERDADAV; encoded by the coding sequence GTGAAAAAGATCGAAGCGATCATCAAGCCGTTCAAGCTGGACGAAGTGAAAGAGGCGCTGCACGAAGTGGGCGTCACCGGCATCACCGTTACAGAGGCAAAGGGCTTTGGCCGCCAGAAGGGCCATACCGAGCTTTATCGCGGCGCCGAATACGTCGTCGATTTCCTGCCCAAGGTGAAACTGGAGGTCGTCGTCACCTCCGACATGGCCGAACGCGTGATAGAGGCGATTGCCGGCGCGGCGCAGACAGGGCGCATCGGCGACGGCAAGATCTTCGTGTCGCCGATTGAAACCGCGATCCGCATCCGCACCGGCGAACGCGACGCGGACGCCGTCTGA